One stretch of Amycolatopsis sp. NBC_00345 DNA includes these proteins:
- a CDS encoding bifunctional salicylyl-CoA 5-hydroxylase/oxidoreductase produces the protein MRISVLGGGPAGLYFAALAKQLGPGHEITVWERNAPDDTFGFGVVFSDETLGGIEHADAAVHEAMSREFARWDDIDVHYRGTVTTSGGHGFAAMSRKRLLAILQQRCRELGVDVRFRTGAPDVAELAREYDLVVAADGVNSAARTRFADAFAPTVETRRCRYIWLGTDLVFDAFKFHVLETPHGIMQIHGYPYGRDGSTFILELHEDVWQRAFAPIAATDLAPGESDDKSIELIRELCADVLEGHGVMANNSKWATFGTVRCERWVHENVVLLGDAAHTAHFSIGSGTKLAMEDALALAACLHEQPSVAEALGAYEDERRPVVASTQRAAQASLEWFENLAQYTHQSPEQFAFNLLTRSRRVTYDNLKLRDREFACALDEWFAGTLGTAVAPPMFQPVRIGALELPNRIVVSPMDMYSAENGVPGEFHLVHLGGKALGGAGLVMTEMVCVSAEGRITPGCPGLYTEEQERAWARVTDFVHGHTPAKIGLQLGHSGRKGSTKLMWDGMDDPLPEGNWEVCGPSPLPYRTDSQTPRELSTDELAEIRDQFVAAARRAAQAGFDLLELHCAHGYLLSSFLSPLTNHRTDRYGGSPENRLRFPLEVFDAVRAVWPAERPVTVRISATDWYDGGIGADEAVAIARAFAEHGAAAIDVSTGQVVSEERPQFGRSYQTPYADRIRNEVGLAHGTAVIAVGAISSYDDVNSLILAGRADLCAIGRSHLYDPQWTLHAAAEQDYPMPWPKPWAAGKRKPQTGRTDGPEPRLELVRTGGHQTAHARWRPGSDR, from the coding sequence GTGCGGATATCGGTTCTCGGCGGCGGCCCGGCGGGCCTGTACTTCGCCGCCCTCGCGAAGCAGCTCGGGCCCGGGCACGAGATCACGGTCTGGGAGCGCAACGCGCCGGACGACACGTTCGGCTTCGGCGTGGTGTTCTCCGACGAGACGCTCGGCGGCATCGAGCACGCCGACGCGGCGGTGCACGAGGCGATGAGCCGCGAGTTCGCGCGCTGGGACGACATCGACGTGCACTACCGCGGCACGGTCACGACGTCGGGCGGCCACGGGTTCGCCGCGATGAGCCGCAAGCGGCTGCTGGCGATCCTGCAGCAGCGCTGCCGGGAGCTGGGGGTTGACGTCCGCTTCCGCACCGGCGCGCCGGACGTGGCCGAGCTGGCCCGCGAGTACGACCTGGTGGTGGCGGCCGACGGCGTCAACTCCGCGGCCCGCACCCGTTTCGCCGACGCCTTCGCGCCGACCGTCGAAACCCGCCGCTGCCGCTACATCTGGCTCGGCACCGACCTGGTCTTCGACGCCTTCAAGTTCCACGTGCTCGAGACCCCGCACGGGATCATGCAGATCCACGGCTACCCCTACGGCCGCGACGGCAGCACGTTCATCCTGGAGCTGCACGAGGACGTCTGGCAGCGCGCGTTCGCCCCGATCGCCGCGACGGACCTGGCGCCGGGCGAGAGCGACGACAAGTCCATCGAGCTGATCCGCGAGCTGTGCGCCGACGTGCTCGAAGGGCACGGGGTGATGGCCAACAACTCGAAGTGGGCCACCTTCGGCACCGTGCGCTGCGAGCGCTGGGTGCACGAGAACGTGGTGCTGCTGGGCGACGCCGCGCACACCGCGCACTTCTCCATCGGCTCCGGCACGAAGCTGGCGATGGAGGACGCCCTCGCGCTGGCCGCGTGCCTGCACGAGCAGCCGTCGGTGGCCGAGGCCCTTGGCGCGTACGAGGATGAGCGACGCCCGGTCGTCGCGTCCACACAGCGCGCGGCGCAGGCGAGCCTGGAGTGGTTCGAGAACCTGGCGCAGTACACCCACCAGTCGCCGGAGCAGTTCGCGTTCAACCTGCTCACGCGCAGCCGCCGCGTCACCTACGACAACCTGAAGCTGCGCGACCGCGAGTTCGCCTGCGCGCTGGACGAGTGGTTCGCCGGCACGCTCGGCACCGCCGTGGCGCCGCCGATGTTCCAGCCGGTGCGGATCGGCGCGCTGGAGCTGCCGAACCGCATCGTCGTGTCGCCGATGGACATGTACTCCGCCGAAAACGGTGTGCCCGGCGAGTTCCACCTGGTGCACCTGGGCGGCAAGGCGCTCGGCGGCGCCGGGCTGGTGATGACCGAGATGGTCTGCGTTTCGGCCGAGGGCCGGATCACGCCGGGCTGCCCCGGGCTCTACACCGAAGAGCAGGAACGCGCGTGGGCCCGCGTCACCGACTTCGTGCACGGCCACACGCCGGCGAAGATCGGGCTGCAGCTGGGCCATTCCGGGCGCAAGGGCTCCACGAAACTCATGTGGGACGGCATGGACGACCCGCTGCCGGAGGGCAACTGGGAGGTCTGCGGGCCGTCGCCGCTGCCGTATCGGACGGACAGCCAGACGCCGCGGGAACTGAGCACCGACGAGCTGGCGGAGATCCGCGACCAGTTCGTGGCCGCTGCCCGCAGAGCCGCGCAGGCGGGGTTCGACCTGCTGGAACTGCACTGCGCGCACGGCTACCTGCTGTCGTCCTTCCTCTCGCCGCTGACCAACCACCGCACCGACCGGTACGGCGGCTCACCGGAGAACCGGCTGCGGTTCCCGCTGGAGGTGTTCGACGCCGTCCGCGCCGTGTGGCCGGCCGAGCGGCCGGTGACGGTCCGCATCTCGGCCACCGACTGGTACGACGGCGGGATCGGCGCCGACGAGGCGGTCGCGATCGCGCGCGCCTTCGCCGAGCACGGGGCCGCCGCGATCGACGTGTCCACCGGCCAGGTGGTGAGCGAGGAGCGGCCGCAGTTCGGCCGGAGCTACCAGACCCCGTACGCCGACCGGATCCGCAACGAAGTGGGCCTGGCGCACGGAACCGCGGTGATCGCCGTCGGCGCCATCTCCTCCTACGACGACGTGAACTCGCTGATCCTGGCCGGGCGCGCCGATCTGTGCGCGATCGGCCGCAGCCACCTCTACGATCCACAGTGGACGTTGCACGCGGCGGCGGAGCAGGACTACCCGATGCCGTGGCCGAAGCCGTGGGCGGCCGGGAAACGAAAGCCGCAGACCGGCCGCACGGACGGCCCCGAGCCACGGCTGGAGCTGGTCCGGACCGGCGGCCATCAGACCGCCCATGCCCGCTGGCGGCCGGGGAGTGACCGATGA
- a CDS encoding acyl-CoA dehydrogenase family protein — translation MNAFALSAEQRDFVASVKEIAAEQLRPLAEAGEEGAVNRPLLKAMGSLGLLARLFPGVEGGNPTRQAAATDLCLLREALATQSTEAETALALQGLGSYPVLQSGMDEQVRRWLPAVAAGDAVAAFALTEPDAGSDAAALSLAAEADGDGWRLTGEKMWISNAPEADFYTVFARTTPGAGSRGVSAFVVPGDRAGLSGEHLDLVSPHPIGALTFDGVRVHREELLGEENRGFAVAMRTLDLFRPSVGAFAVGMAQAALDATVEYTGQRVAFGGPLAKQQTVAHTLAEMATRTEASRLLVYAAASAYDAGEQNLSGRAAMAKLFATESAQYVVDAAVQLHGARALRRGHLLEHLYREVRAPRIYEGASEIQRTIIARSLRSDS, via the coding sequence ATGAACGCCTTCGCCCTGTCCGCCGAGCAGCGGGATTTCGTCGCCTCCGTCAAGGAAATCGCCGCGGAGCAGCTGCGTCCGCTCGCCGAAGCCGGCGAGGAGGGCGCGGTGAACCGGCCGCTGCTCAAGGCGATGGGCTCGCTGGGCCTGCTCGCGCGGCTGTTCCCCGGCGTCGAGGGCGGCAACCCGACGCGCCAGGCCGCGGCGACGGACCTGTGCCTGTTGCGGGAGGCGCTGGCGACGCAGAGCACCGAGGCGGAGACGGCGCTCGCGTTGCAGGGCTTGGGCAGCTACCCCGTACTTCAGTCCGGAATGGACGAACAGGTGCGGCGCTGGCTCCCCGCGGTGGCGGCGGGTGACGCCGTCGCGGCGTTCGCGCTGACGGAGCCGGACGCGGGCTCCGACGCGGCCGCGCTCAGCCTCGCCGCCGAGGCCGACGGCGACGGCTGGCGCCTCACCGGCGAGAAGATGTGGATCTCGAACGCGCCGGAAGCGGACTTCTACACCGTGTTCGCGCGCACCACGCCGGGCGCGGGTTCCCGCGGCGTCAGCGCGTTTGTCGTCCCCGGCGACCGCGCGGGGCTGTCCGGCGAGCACCTCGACCTGGTGAGCCCGCACCCGATCGGCGCGCTGACGTTCGACGGCGTTCGCGTGCACCGGGAAGAGCTGCTGGGCGAGGAGAACCGCGGCTTCGCCGTCGCGATGCGGACGCTGGACCTGTTCCGGCCGAGCGTCGGCGCGTTCGCCGTCGGCATGGCGCAGGCGGCCCTCGACGCGACCGTCGAGTACACCGGGCAGCGCGTCGCTTTCGGCGGCCCGCTGGCGAAGCAGCAGACGGTGGCGCACACACTCGCCGAGATGGCCACCCGCACGGAGGCGTCGCGCCTACTCGTCTACGCGGCCGCTTCGGCGTACGACGCAGGCGAGCAGAATCTCAGCGGACGCGCGGCGATGGCGAAGCTGTTCGCCACGGAGTCCGCGCAGTACGTCGTCGACGCGGCGGTGCAGCTCCACGGCGCGCGGGCGTTGCGGCGCGGGCACTTGCTGGAGCACCTGTACCGCGAGGTCCGGGCGCCGCGCATCTACGAAGGCGCGTCGGAGATCCAGCGGACGATCATCGCGCGATCGCTGCGGTCCGACTCGTGA
- a CDS encoding methyltransferase: protein MAQVDESLPPTVVMARMLDGFLLSQALFVLAESGVATILEQEGPQTVAALAERSGSDADALARLIRTVTQHGVFRTEGDKVAVTPLGATLSEKHPQSMYGIAVGGMHLHYRAVAELGHTLRTGEPASLKYFGKPYFDHVAGNPELAALFGQAMAVFVKTLRAGMFDGYRLPEGETVADLGGGNGAVLADLLGQDGHGDRRGIVFDLPDVVEAAHATLSAAQLSDRVEVVGGSFFNEVPRADIYLLSWVLHDWNDEDAAKILKSVAAAAPAGARLLVLEEIVPGGDAPHHAKDMDLVMLSLLGGKERAEDEFRVLLDEAGFDLERVVPTPSPMVIIEAVKR from the coding sequence GTGGCCCAAGTGGACGAAAGCCTGCCGCCGACCGTGGTGATGGCCCGGATGCTGGACGGATTCCTGCTGTCACAGGCGTTGTTCGTTCTCGCGGAATCGGGCGTCGCGACGATCCTGGAGCAGGAAGGCCCGCAGACGGTGGCCGCGCTGGCGGAGCGGTCGGGCTCCGACGCCGACGCGCTCGCCCGCCTGATCCGGACCGTGACGCAGCACGGGGTCTTCCGGACCGAAGGTGACAAGGTGGCCGTCACCCCGCTCGGGGCGACGTTGTCCGAGAAGCACCCGCAGTCGATGTACGGGATCGCCGTGGGCGGTATGCACCTGCACTACCGGGCGGTCGCCGAGCTCGGGCACACCCTGCGGACCGGGGAACCGGCCTCTCTCAAGTACTTCGGCAAACCGTATTTCGACCACGTCGCCGGCAATCCGGAGCTCGCGGCGCTGTTCGGGCAGGCGATGGCGGTCTTCGTCAAAACGCTGCGGGCCGGCATGTTCGACGGCTACCGGCTCCCCGAAGGCGAAACGGTCGCCGACCTCGGCGGCGGGAACGGCGCCGTGCTCGCGGACCTCCTGGGCCAGGACGGCCACGGCGATCGGCGAGGCATCGTCTTCGACCTCCCGGACGTCGTCGAAGCCGCCCACGCCACCCTCTCGGCCGCGCAGCTGAGCGACCGCGTCGAGGTGGTCGGCGGGAGTTTCTTCAACGAGGTCCCGCGCGCGGACATCTACCTGCTGAGCTGGGTCCTCCACGACTGGAACGACGAAGACGCCGCGAAGATCCTGAAGTCCGTCGCCGCCGCGGCCCCGGCCGGGGCCCGGCTGCTGGTGCTCGAGGAGATCGTGCCCGGCGGCGACGCCCCGCACCACGCCAAGGACATGGACCTGGTCATGCTGAGCCTGCTGGGCGGCAAGGAGCGCGCCGAGGACGAGTTCCGGGTGCTGCTGGACGAGGCCGGTTTCGACCTCGAGCGGGTCGTGCCCACACCGAGTCCCATGGTGATCATCGAGGCGGTCAAACGGTAG
- a CDS encoding dienelactone hydrolase family protein yields the protein MPRIPVTVPTPDGTCSATLHTPAKAGSHPAVVLHADAAGVRETFALMADRLAGLGYAVLLPDAYYRTPFAPFDITTVFTVPEERRRLDTLITSVTVASAVRDMGAYLEFLAGRPEVSGTAVGTTGYCMGGKLSLLAAAHYPERVAAAASFHGGNLAVADDADSPYLLADRIRATVYVAAAENDKAFPADQNERLGTALADAGVRHTLVTYPAEHGFAVSDNPTYDAEADQRHWEALAGLYAENLRA from the coding sequence ATGCCCCGTATCCCAGTCACCGTCCCGACTCCGGACGGCACTTGCTCGGCCACCCTGCACACCCCGGCGAAGGCCGGCAGCCATCCCGCGGTGGTGCTGCACGCCGACGCCGCCGGAGTGCGGGAGACGTTCGCCTTGATGGCGGATCGGCTCGCGGGGCTCGGGTATGCGGTGCTGCTGCCTGACGCGTACTACCGGACGCCGTTCGCGCCGTTCGACATCACCACGGTGTTCACCGTGCCGGAAGAGCGGCGGCGGCTGGACACGCTCATCACAAGCGTCACGGTGGCGTCGGCGGTGCGTGATATGGGCGCCTACCTCGAATTCCTGGCCGGGCGCCCGGAAGTCTCCGGCACCGCGGTGGGGACGACGGGGTACTGCATGGGCGGAAAGCTGTCCCTGCTCGCGGCCGCGCACTACCCGGAGCGGGTGGCGGCCGCCGCGTCGTTCCACGGTGGGAACCTCGCCGTCGCGGATGACGCCGACAGCCCGTACCTGCTGGCGGATCGGATCCGCGCCACCGTGTACGTCGCCGCCGCGGAGAACGACAAGGCGTTTCCGGCCGATCAGAACGAGCGGCTGGGCACGGCGCTCGCCGACGCGGGCGTGCGGCACACCCTCGTGACCTATCCCGCCGAGCACGGGTTCGCCGTGTCGGACAACCCCACTTACGACGCCGAGGCCGACCAGCGCCACTGGGAAGCGCTGGCCGGCCTCTACGCGGAGAACCTCCGGGCCTGA
- a CDS encoding DUF2306 domain-containing protein: MTAGTDLRPPRVEPTRQGEPKRHWWRRPWIGPLGLVVIAFLAYSLPPYLAFDPAQSRVPAPAGFAAHYWFLVAHVLFGSVAMIGALVQVWPWIRRRFPQVHRYAGRAYVFAGVIPSGLMALTIGADSPFGPATRASDVMLAVLWLGVTWAGWRAARERRFGDHRRWMVRSFALTMSIILNRLISPIAVLVLEPQIGSTFGGSEVAFMQSVAAIAAWVSWTVALIGAQLWLDRKPKPLGNSKAVGNLKTQSTR; this comes from the coding sequence ATGACGGCGGGGACAGATCTGCGACCACCGCGAGTGGAGCCGACCCGGCAGGGGGAGCCGAAGCGACACTGGTGGCGCCGCCCGTGGATCGGGCCGTTGGGGCTGGTGGTGATCGCCTTCCTCGCCTACTCGCTGCCGCCGTATCTGGCGTTCGATCCGGCGCAGTCGCGGGTCCCGGCGCCGGCGGGGTTCGCCGCGCACTACTGGTTCCTCGTCGCCCACGTCCTGTTCGGGTCGGTCGCGATGATCGGCGCGCTGGTGCAGGTCTGGCCGTGGATCCGGCGCCGGTTCCCGCAGGTGCACCGTTACGCCGGCCGGGCCTACGTGTTCGCCGGCGTGATCCCGTCCGGCCTGATGGCGCTGACCATCGGCGCGGACAGCCCGTTCGGCCCCGCCACCCGGGCCAGCGACGTGATGCTCGCGGTGCTCTGGCTCGGCGTCACCTGGGCCGGCTGGCGCGCCGCCCGCGAACGGCGCTTCGGCGACCACCGCCGCTGGATGGTCCGCAGCTTCGCGCTGACCATGTCCATCATCCTGAACCGGCTCATCTCGCCGATCGCCGTCCTCGTGCTGGAACCGCAGATCGGCTCCACGTTCGGCGGCAGCGAGGTCGCGTTCATGCAGTCCGTGGCCGCCATCGCGGCCTGGGTCAGCTGGACGGTCGCGCTGATCGGGGCTCAGCTGTGGCTGGACCGCAAGCCGAAGCCACTGGGTAACTCGAAGGCAGTGGGCAACCTGAAAACACAGAGCACGCGCTGA
- a CDS encoding GH1 family beta-glucosidase: MTETTDAATREQQAMIDSLPQDFRWGVATAAYQIEGAVAEDGRTPSIWDTFCRVPSAIDNNDNGDVACDHYHRMPEDVGLIKELGADTYRFSVAWPRIQPRGRGPVNEAGMAFYDRLVDELLEKDLTPWLTLYHWDLPQELEDAGGWPARDTAYRFADYSMLVFDRLSDRVKHWTTLNEPWCSAMHGYVHGVMAPGHRDFGAGMRAIHHLLLGHGLATQRMRAAAPAGTQFGITLNMGTSDAASDSVADREAARNADGMGVRIYLDPLVHGRYPADVVSDLAVRGASLPIEDGDLSVISAPLDFLGVNYYFGQQYSGVDEQGRTVGDDGFPAQRPVPFGEPTTAMGWEILPGKFTELLTRIGRDYPNLPLFITENGSAFDDEPDESGFVADEARTAYLASHLAAVAAARQQGADIRGYFAWSLLDNFEWAYGYAKRFGLVRVDYETQQRTIKQSGYFYRDTVRRVRGS, encoded by the coding sequence TTGACCGAGACCACCGACGCTGCGACCCGTGAGCAGCAGGCGATGATCGACTCGCTGCCCCAGGACTTCCGGTGGGGGGTGGCGACCGCGGCGTACCAGATCGAAGGCGCGGTGGCCGAGGACGGGCGCACACCGTCCATTTGGGACACGTTCTGCCGGGTGCCGTCGGCGATCGACAACAACGACAACGGCGACGTCGCGTGCGACCACTACCACCGGATGCCCGAGGACGTCGGGCTGATCAAGGAACTCGGCGCCGACACCTACCGGTTTTCCGTGGCGTGGCCCCGGATCCAGCCGCGGGGCCGGGGCCCGGTCAACGAGGCCGGGATGGCGTTCTACGACCGGCTCGTCGACGAGCTGCTGGAGAAGGACCTCACCCCGTGGCTCACGCTGTACCACTGGGACCTGCCGCAGGAGCTGGAGGACGCGGGCGGCTGGCCGGCGCGCGACACGGCGTACCGCTTCGCCGACTACTCGATGCTGGTCTTCGACCGCCTGTCCGACCGCGTCAAGCACTGGACCACGCTGAACGAGCCGTGGTGCTCCGCGATGCACGGCTACGTGCACGGCGTGATGGCGCCGGGCCACCGCGACTTCGGCGCCGGCATGCGGGCCATCCACCACCTGCTGCTCGGCCACGGCCTGGCGACGCAGCGGATGCGCGCGGCGGCGCCGGCGGGCACGCAGTTCGGCATCACGCTGAACATGGGCACGTCCGACGCGGCGTCGGACAGCGTCGCGGATCGGGAAGCGGCCCGCAACGCCGACGGCATGGGCGTCCGGATCTACCTCGACCCGCTGGTGCACGGCCGTTACCCGGCGGACGTCGTCTCCGATCTGGCGGTCCGCGGCGCTTCGCTGCCGATCGAGGACGGTGACCTGTCGGTGATTTCGGCGCCGCTGGACTTCCTCGGCGTGAACTACTACTTCGGCCAGCAGTACTCCGGCGTCGACGAGCAGGGCCGCACCGTCGGCGACGACGGTTTCCCGGCGCAGCGCCCGGTCCCGTTCGGCGAGCCGACCACGGCCATGGGCTGGGAGATCCTGCCGGGCAAGTTCACCGAGCTGCTCACCCGCATCGGCCGCGACTACCCGAACCTGCCCCTGTTCATCACGGAGAACGGCTCCGCCTTCGACGACGAGCCCGACGAGTCCGGCTTCGTGGCCGACGAGGCCCGCACCGCGTATCTGGCCTCGCACCTGGCCGCGGTCGCCGCCGCGCGCCAGCAGGGCGCCGACATCCGCGGGTATTTCGCCTGGTCGCTGCTGGACAACTTCGAATGGGCGTACGGCTACGCGAAGCGCTTCGGTTTGGTCCGCGTCGACTACGAAACGCAGCAACGCACGATCAAACAGAGCGGCTACTTCTACCGCGACACGGTCCGCCGGGTCCGCGGCTCCTGA
- a CDS encoding ABC transporter ATP-binding protein: MNEPVLEIKGLDVDYGVGAEAVHAVQDVHLTLHRGEVLGLAGESGSGKSTLAYGLTRLLPPPGVIRGGEVIYHPDDGEPYDVLQLSPKQLRDFRWAETSIVFQGAMNSLNPVHKVSTQLVDVIKAHDPRSTRASRLARARELLRLVGIAADRLDAYPHQLSGGMRQRVMIAMALALEPRVVIMDEPTTALDVVMQRQILAQLVELRERLGFSVLFITHDLSLLVEFSNRIAIMYGGRIVEQARGVDLYRDALHPYSDGLLHSFPALRGPRRELTGIPGSPPDQRSLPLGCAFAPRCPHAFEPCAGHVPVLGAPADRDDTTRTVACWLHPAEGDTTAAAQLP, from the coding sequence ATGAACGAACCCGTACTGGAGATCAAGGGCCTCGACGTCGACTACGGCGTGGGCGCCGAGGCCGTGCACGCCGTGCAGGACGTGCATCTGACGCTGCACCGCGGCGAGGTGCTCGGGCTGGCCGGCGAGAGCGGCAGCGGAAAGTCCACTCTGGCCTACGGTCTGACCCGGCTGCTGCCGCCGCCCGGCGTGATCCGCGGCGGCGAGGTGATCTATCACCCCGACGACGGCGAGCCCTACGACGTCTTGCAGCTGAGCCCCAAGCAGCTGCGCGACTTCCGCTGGGCGGAGACGTCGATCGTGTTCCAGGGCGCGATGAACTCGCTCAACCCGGTGCACAAGGTGTCGACGCAGCTGGTGGACGTGATCAAGGCGCACGACCCGCGCAGCACGCGGGCGTCGCGGCTGGCGCGGGCGCGTGAGCTGCTGCGGCTGGTGGGCATCGCGGCCGACCGGCTCGACGCGTACCCGCACCAGCTCTCCGGCGGCATGCGCCAGCGCGTGATGATCGCGATGGCCCTGGCGCTGGAGCCGCGGGTGGTGATCATGGACGAGCCCACCACCGCGCTCGACGTGGTGATGCAGCGCCAGATCCTCGCGCAGCTCGTGGAACTGCGGGAGCGGCTGGGCTTCTCGGTCCTGTTCATCACGCACGACCTCTCGCTGCTGGTGGAGTTCTCCAACCGGATCGCGATCATGTACGGCGGCCGGATTGTGGAGCAGGCCCGCGGCGTGGACCTCTACCGCGACGCGCTGCACCCGTACAGCGACGGCCTGCTGCACTCGTTCCCCGCCCTGCGCGGCCCGCGCCGCGAGCTGACCGGCATCCCCGGCTCACCGCCCGACCAGCGGTCGCTGCCGCTGGGCTGCGCGTTCGCGCCGCGGTGCCCGCACGCGTTCGAGCCGTGCGCCGGCCACGTGCCGGTGCTGGGCGCGCCCGCCGACCGTGACGACACCACGCGGACCGTCGCGTGCTGGCTGCACCCGGCGGAGGGCGATACCACCGCCGCCGCGCAGTTGCCGTAG
- a CDS encoding ABC transporter permease — translation MALPAADLKAVAPEPLPADAIAGPAAKRRRFRFLTGGKTITGIVVLAFFIVIAVIGPWIAPFDPSARSSDLLESPSGKHWFGTTHLGQDIFSQVIVGTRSVMLVGLTAGIVATILAVVVGVTSGYLGGTPGEGLSALSNVFLVIPALPLIIIIGTALPSGGDYLVAVIIGLTSWAWGARILRAQTLSLRRREYVEAARASGESTWRIIFFEILPNLTAVIASSFVGTVVFAVMSEITLAFVGVSSFSEWNWGTILFWAQSQQALAQGAWWWFVPAGLAIAILGTALSLLNFGIDEFVSPRLRSGGKTKAKNAAGQTVRLRVGFTPVLGREKE, via the coding sequence ATGGCACTCCCCGCAGCCGACCTCAAGGCCGTCGCACCCGAGCCGCTGCCGGCCGACGCGATCGCCGGGCCCGCCGCGAAACGCCGCCGGTTCCGGTTCCTCACCGGCGGCAAGACGATCACCGGCATCGTCGTGCTGGCCTTTTTCATCGTGATCGCGGTGATCGGGCCGTGGATCGCGCCGTTCGACCCGTCGGCGCGCAGCAGCGACCTGCTCGAATCGCCGTCCGGCAAACACTGGTTCGGCACCACGCACCTCGGCCAGGACATCTTCAGCCAGGTCATCGTCGGCACCCGCAGCGTGATGCTGGTGGGGCTGACCGCCGGGATCGTGGCGACGATCCTCGCCGTGGTCGTCGGCGTCACCTCGGGTTACCTCGGCGGGACCCCGGGTGAGGGGCTTTCCGCGCTGTCCAACGTGTTCCTGGTGATCCCGGCGCTGCCGCTGATCATCATCATCGGCACGGCGCTGCCCAGCGGCGGCGACTACCTGGTGGCCGTGATCATCGGCCTCACCTCGTGGGCGTGGGGCGCGCGGATCCTGCGGGCGCAGACGCTTTCCTTGCGTCGCAGGGAATACGTCGAGGCGGCGCGCGCGAGCGGTGAGTCGACGTGGCGGATCATCTTCTTCGAGATCCTGCCCAACCTGACCGCGGTGATCGCGTCGAGCTTCGTCGGCACGGTGGTGTTCGCGGTGATGTCGGAGATCACGCTGGCGTTCGTCGGCGTCTCCAGCTTCTCGGAGTGGAACTGGGGCACGATCCTGTTCTGGGCGCAGAGCCAGCAGGCGCTGGCACAGGGCGCCTGGTGGTGGTTCGTGCCGGCCGGGCTCGCGATCGCGATCCTCGGCACCGCGCTGTCGCTGCTCAACTTCGGCATCGACGAGTTCGTCAGCCCGCGGTTGCGCTCGGGCGGCAAGACCAAGGCGAAGAACGCGGCGGGCCAGACCGTGCGCCTCCGCGTCGGCTTCACGCCGGTGCTCGGCCGGGAGAAGGAATGA
- a CDS encoding ABC transporter permease, whose protein sequence is MRYLLQRLGFYLFTAWAAVTINFFIPRLIPGDPVQSLITKNQGSLSADAIQSLYVLFGLDKNESLITQYFHYWAQLFRGDLGLSFTFFPTPVTEVISASLPWTIILVGITTVVGFLIGTSLGVVAGWKRGSWVDGLLPVTTFLSSVPYFWLGLIAITLLAGPGSFFPASGGYDPGLVPGWDGTFIGSAVQHSLLPALTILISSMGSWILGMRNMMVTVASEDYITVAHAKGLKERRVMVSYAARNALLPSVSGFALALGFIVGGTLLVEIVFSYPGVGYELFQAVGSQDYPLMQGIFLIITLSVLVANLLADVAYLVLDPRTRKEG, encoded by the coding sequence GTGAGGTACCTGCTCCAACGGCTCGGCTTCTACCTGTTCACCGCGTGGGCCGCCGTCACGATCAACTTCTTCATCCCGCGGCTGATCCCCGGCGACCCGGTTCAGTCGCTGATCACGAAGAACCAGGGCAGCCTCAGCGCGGACGCGATCCAGTCGCTGTACGTCCTGTTCGGACTGGACAAGAACGAAAGCCTGATCACCCAGTACTTCCACTACTGGGCGCAGCTCTTCCGCGGCGACCTCGGGCTGTCGTTCACCTTCTTCCCGACGCCGGTGACGGAGGTGATCAGCGCCAGTCTGCCGTGGACGATCATCCTGGTCGGGATCACCACGGTCGTCGGCTTCCTGATCGGCACGTCGCTCGGCGTCGTCGCGGGCTGGAAGCGCGGGTCCTGGGTGGACGGCCTGCTGCCGGTCACCACGTTCCTGTCCTCGGTGCCGTACTTCTGGCTCGGCCTGATCGCGATCACCCTGCTGGCCGGCCCCGGCAGCTTCTTCCCGGCGTCCGGCGGGTACGACCCGGGGCTGGTGCCCGGCTGGGACGGCACGTTCATCGGCAGCGCGGTCCAGCACAGCCTGCTGCCCGCGCTGACCATCCTGATCAGCTCGATGGGCAGCTGGATCCTCGGCATGCGCAACATGATGGTGACCGTCGCGTCGGAGGACTACATCACCGTCGCGCACGCCAAGGGCCTCAAGGAACGCCGGGTGATGGTGAGCTACGCGGCGCGCAACGCGCTGCTGCCGAGCGTCTCCGGTTTCGCGCTGGCGCTGGGTTTCATCGTCGGCGGCACGCTGCTGGTGGAGATCGTGTTCTCCTACCCCGGCGTCGGCTACGAGCTGTTCCAGGCGGTCGGCTCGCAGGACTACCCGCTGATGCAGGGCATCTTCCTGATCATCACGCTGTCGGTGCTGGTGGCGAACCTGCTCGCCGACGTCGCGTACCTCGTGCTCGACCCGCGCACCCGGAAGGAGGGCTGA